Part of the Mus caroli chromosome 1, CAROLI_EIJ_v1.1, whole genome shotgun sequence genome, TCTGGGGGTGATGTGGGCTAAAACACACATCTGGCCCATTCATCTGATgcagagtctgtgtgtgtgtgtgctttgtcctGAGGGTGCAGTTTCTCCTCGGGTCTGGCAGTTACTATNACAGGCCTGTCACTGAGCTCTAAGAGAAGCCTACCACCTCCTCCAGTTATTGGAGTCTTAGTTCCTGCCCTGCTACCCTAAGTTACAAGAGAGGGGTGGACCACTCAGTCTTCTGGTAAGTCAGTCTGTGGGTATTGGGTTGGTGGTAGAAGTCGCAGGGCTCTCTGCTGCATGTGGGTTTGACCACGTCAGGCCTGGTACATGGTTTCGAGCCTAAAGCTCAAATTTAACTCATTCACATTCCCAAAGTGGTGACATCACGCCTTACACTGGACTGGTTGGAGTTGGGGTGCATGGGGCATGGACGGTTCCTttctatatttgtattttgttatgATTGAGCACTGTGGTCCCCACTAGATCTTCTTAAGTTTTATCAAGGTAATTAGGTGTGGGAAGAAGATCCTGGAGGATCTTACTTAGCCACCATCTCAGTCTCCTCACACTGCCTTTCTTCTTATTATGCTACATTGTTAAGAACCCTGTgtgttccatctctctctctctcttacctcacTCTCTGACCCCCTGCTCCTNCACACTGCAGTCTCTTTAAGGCAAGATTATCTTTCTTATTGTCTACAGCCTCTGGGTGGCACCACATGGCTTCCTTACTGAAGGGCATCAATTACTGCTCTGGGCTGCCTGAGGTAGCTATCTAAAGTCTGCTATTATGTTACAGTCTACCACCACCATGTTATAGTCTACCACCACCATGTTATAGTCTACCACCACCATGTTAATTAACTCACATCTTGATCCCTAGGCAGGGAAGTGCAGACATACCTGAAAGGCCCAGCTTTAACATTTTAGTGAGTAGTCTTGCAGAGACCNTCTGGTTCCTAAAACAACAGTAAACATTAAGCCTTAGTGAGCACTGCCAACAGTGCAATGCNCTAAGTGTTTTGAGAGGTCTGTGAGTCCAGCTCTAGTTTAGAGCCCAAGACAGACTATGAGTTCAGCATTGTTTTTACTGGGTCTGACTGTTCAGGATTTCTGGCCATGCATGCTTCCCTCGGTGTCCTGGGAGTCAGACTTTTTTGCCACTGTGACAAATACCTTGAGGAACTAATTTAAAATGGGGTAAATTTATATTCAGCATATTTAAGAGTTTTTATTTGCCCTTTTCTTTTGAGGTAAGAtctcatatagcctaggctggcctctgatTTCCCATGTAGCTGAGGAGGGCCTTAagtttctgattcttctgcctctccctcctgagtgctgagagtacTGTTGTATGCCACTGATTCCTGGCATTAagcagtgctgaggattgaatctagggccttgtgtgtgctaggaaATGTCTCCAGCCTTATTTCAGAGGTCTTAGTAGATGGGTGGCTTACTCCTGTGCTGTGGACTGTGGGATGTCACGGTGGGAAGATCTAACAAAACAAAGGTGCTCACCTTCTAGCAGCTGGGCAGCTGAGAGACACAGTCAGGAATGGGAAAAACGTTCCCTTGGGAGATGTGTCCATAGTGACCCACTGACCAAGCCCCATCTTTGTGTAGTTGTTTGATGAGGTCCATGAGCTAACCACCTCTCAATGATATCATCAACTGAGGAGTAATCCAATGAACAACTGGGAGGGGACCTTGACAGCCAAATTACAATGGAGTGAGTCACACCGGTAATGTGGTGGTTATAACATTGGTGGTTATAAAATTATCCTCTAGGAACTGAGCATGGGGGAACACGTCTGTCATTCCAGCTACTCAGTAGGAtagtgagttcatggccagcctgggctacttagtgagaccctgtctcaaaatccaaaagGAAGTGTCTGggtagatggcttagtggatagtAATAGCACTTGATCTGAaagcaagaagacctgagttcaagtccccagaacccattaaAAAGGCAGCCTAGATCAACCAATGAggttcaggttcagtgagagatcctgtctgcAGAGGGCCAGCAAGCTGGTGCAGTAGGTCAAAACACTTGCTGCACAAttctaacaacctgagtttgaaccctggaACATACACAAAAACCAATGTGGTAGCTAGCATCCGTAATACCAGCACTCCTGAGgggaaatgggaggcagagacaggagaatcacctcACAGGAGAAGCTCACAGGCTAGCCTGGAGTGCATAGAGTAGGAGACAGgacaagagaaaccctgcctcaaaaaggtggaaggagagaatcaatttcTGAAAGTTCTCCTTTGGCTTCCATATGTGTGCTGCAGCCTGAGcgtgcccccacccccatacacataatGTGGAAAAGATAAAGACGCTTAACATCCATCTCTGTGCTGGGAACGGCAtacaatgacagggactgcctgaagaaggctgggatggagacatctcaaaAGCCCACGGCAGCTCCTTTAGACAAGGATGGtatctgggaccctgagaagcaggagacacatCCTCCAGAGGACCTGCCATCTGAAATAAAGGATTGCCTGCAGTAGGCctggatggagacatctcagtatCCCACAGAAGctctttgtaaaaaaacaaaacaaacaaacaaaaaaaaccagttgTTCCCACTTCTTctaaccttagccctggacaaaggctgtatagatttcatttgtgtgtgactgcttttcagttggccttggtgtgcaAAATTATTCTATTCTATCTAACTTTCTTACTGATTTCTACTTCTTCTCTgatgaattctgtgaaactacaTGTTCCTTgatataatgatttttaaacaattaaaaattgaggcatggagcccagcccagcccagtcctAATGGTCCAGGTTcatgctgtgtgttctcatcttggaaacaatgcaaTAACTGCACATTGGTAGTTCCAGGTTAGTGCCTGATTcgaaaagaaagtttgaagacattattagaaaatgaaatagagccaacattgggaccccaagaaaggaaaaacaattattaaagttatgaaataagttttgcctaacatttgagagtggttcctggataagcacatatagaatatgtaaaatcttatattagtaaaattaattcaaaacactgggactcttaggagagtcattgtgtgcaatgtgcagaagcagaaagctagcagaactactgagttaagggttaacttaattctttctggccactgcctggcagctttgcccatgccatttatcattagagctttaccagaaaatgcaagtagctggtctcggagctctgagctctgaagtaaGATAAATTAAAGcttaaataatgataagtttgtaattattattattttggctatagGCCTGGGAGTagggaagcttgaaactttggtaaaaaattgtaattcttgattctttgtgggacatggttattcttttgaatttgatttgataatgattatacaatgtcttttttttaaacctgcttttttttttagaaacctgcttttggagtatcaataaaaggCTGGggtaagagaaaggagagagcgAGGAGAGATTGAGTGAGGAGTATGTGAggggaatgtggagagagagagagagagagagagagagagagagagagagagagagagagagagagagagagNNNNNNNNNNNNNNNNNNNNNNNNNNNNNNNNNNNNNNNNNNNNNNNNNNNNNNNNNNNNNNNNNNNNNNNNNNNNNNNNNNNNNNNNNNNNNNNNNNNNNNNNNNNNNNNNNNNNNNNNNNNNNNNNNNNNNNNNNNNNNNNNNNNNNNNNNNNNNNNNNNNNNNNNNNNNNNNNNNNNNNNNNNNNNNNNNNNNNNNNNNNNNNNNNNNNNNNNNNNNNNNNNNNNNNNNNNNNNNNNNNNNNNNNNNNNNNNNNNNNNNNNNNNNNNNNNNNNNNNNNNNNNNNNNNNNNNNNNNNNNNNNNNNNNNNNNNNNNNNNNNNNNNNNNNNNNNNNNNNNNNNNNNNNNNNNNNNNNNNNNNNNNNNNNNNNNNNNNNNNNNNNNNNNNNNNNNNNNNNNNNNNNNNNNNNNNNNNNNNNNNNNNNNNNNNNNNNNNNNNNNNNNNNNNNNNNNNNNNNNNNNNNNNNNNNNNNNNNNNNNNNNNNNNNNNNNNNNNNNNNNNNNNNNNNNNNNNNNNNNNNNNNNNNNNNNNNNNNNNNNNNNNNNNNNNNNNNNNNNNNNNNNNNNNNNNNNNNNNNNNNNNNNNNNNNNNNNNNNNNNNNNNNNNNNNNNNNNNNNNNNNNNNNNNNNNNNNNNNNNNNNNNNNNNNNNNNNNNNNNNNNNNNNNNNNNNNNNNNNNNNNNNNNNNNNNNNNNNNNNNNNNNNNNNNNNNNNNNNNNNNNNNNNNNNNNNNNNNNNNNNNNNNNNNNNNNNNNNNNNNNNNNNNNNNNNNNNNNNNNNNNNNNNNNNNNNNNNNNNNNNNNNNNNNNNNNNNNNNNNNNNNNNNNNNNNNNNNNNNNNNNNNNNNNNNNNNNNNNNNNNNNNNNNNNNNNNNNNNNNNNNNNNNNNNNNNNNNNNNNNNNNNNNNNNNNNNNNNNNNNNNNNNNNNNNNNNNNNNNNNNNNNNNNNNNNNNNNNNNNNNNNNNNNNNNNNNNNNNNNNNNNNNNNNNNNNNNNNNNNNNNNNNNNNNNNNNNNNNNNNNNNNNNNNNNNNNNNNNNNNNNNNNNNNNNNNNNNNNNNNNNNNNNNNNNNNNNNNNNNNNNNNNNNNNNNNNNNNNNNNNNNNNNNNNNNNNNNNNNNNNNNNNNNNNNNNNNNNNNNNNNNNNNNNNNNNNNNNNNNNNNNNNNNNNNNNNNNNNNNAttaatacacagacacacacggacacagatacagacacacagacacagacacacacacacacacacacatttaaaaaaatgaatcttcaAAAGAGATTTTAGCTATCATTGTTGGTCTGTGAGTTCCTTCCAACTGGAGGGTGAAGCCTGGGGACAAGGAGGAACAGATGGGTCTCTGGGCTCCTTTTCACACTTGCACCAGGTCCTTAAGCTTAAGGAAGGGACAGGCAGCTGCCCACACTGCTCAGGTCTCATACTATTTCAGTTACCTTCGgacaaggttttctttttttgttttctttttttctagactgCTTAGATTCTTCTGAAGAAGTGGTTGGTGTCTCAGGAAAGCCTGTCCGGCTGAGGCCTTCCAACATACAGACAAAAAATGTTACTGTTCGATGGAAGAAGACAGAACAGGGCTCACACACAAAAACTGAGATCCTAAGTTGGTGTAATAATGAACCCAAATGCTCAACTGTGGTTTCTAGTCATATCTATGGTTTTGATGATGAGGATTTTGCTCTTAGTATCAAGTCAGCTAAGCTGCAAGACAGTGGTCACTACCTGGTGGAGATCACCAACACAGGCGGAAAAGTGTGCACTAAGCACTTCCAGCTTCTTATACTTGGTGAGTTTTTAGCACTGTTCACTCTGTCCCTCTGATTCGGGTAGGACTTGTATTTCCAGAACTCTCTGACCAGAACCTCTGCTTCCAGATCATGTTGAGACACCTGACCTGAAGGCCCAGTGGAAGCCCTGGGCTAATGGGACTTGTCAACTGTTTTTGTCCTGCTTGGTGCCCAAGGATGACAATGTGAGCTATGCTTTGTACAGAGGGAGCACGCTGATCTCAAATCAAAGGAATAGTACCCACTGGGAGAACCAGCTTGACACCAGCAGCCTGCACACATATACCTGCAACGTTAGCAACAGAGCCAGCTGGGCAAACCACACCCTGAACTTCAAACATGGCTGTCAGAGTGACCCTTCGAGTAAGTGGGGGCACTTTGGCCCACAGCAGGGATCCCACAACCAGATTCACATGAGACCCAGGTCACATGGCTTTCTAGCTCAGTAACTTGGGCCTTTCCTCAGTGGGGCACTGGCCTGTCTTAGCCTGGGAGGATTTATATCTTCTTCTTCTATTGGAAATAGTAGTTTCCTTCCTTACAGGGGAAAGCTAGCTGTTTAGTGACCACTGTGATGCCCTGAACATTGTCTTCCTAATTTGAGAGATTGGAGACCCAGTTTCTCTTGTCATATCCTGAGTGATAACTTACCTCAAGCTAGAGAGTTTactgggggtgggtgtgggtaaTAACACTGTACCTTGTGAGTTGAACAGCAGGAAAATACCAAGGTAGTTAGCAGAGTCCTGCATTTATTGCTTATCCTGAGTTAATGTTGTACCACTTCTTATTAGATAAAGGCTTAATGTGCTATCAGCATGACACTAAAAGGTAAACCGATCAAGTTTACCtacaaacccaacccaacccaatccACCTATCCTACTTCACCGACCTCATCTTACCCAACTTCCAAACCTACTCAACATAATTCTACCCATCTAAGTATCtcaccaaacccaacccaacctaTTCAACCCAACCCAACCTACCCAGGCCACTCCACCCAGTCCTACTCACCTAACTCAACCCAACTCAACCCAACCCAAGCCAACCCATCCCAACCCATCTCAACCTACTCAAGCCACTCAACCCAATTCAACCCACCCAACCCACTCAACCCAATTCAACCCACCTTACCTACCCCATCCAGCTCAACTCAACCTACCCAGCCCACTCAATCTCATCCTGACCACCCAACCCAACCCTCCAAACCTAAGCCAACCTAACCTACTCAACACACCCAAACCAATCCTATACACTCAACCCATTTCATCAAATCCAACCCAACCTACCCAGCGCAACCCAACCCAACCCTCAGAGTCTCTATCCTTAAATTTGCAGCAGAATATATGCATAGGTTCTTACTTTGGGCTCGGGTTTCTACCATGCTAAGTTTGACTTCATAAAGTGCATTTTCTTATCTTGTGGTCAGGTACTTCTTCTCCCCTTTGTCAGAggagagaaacactgaaaaagcaGAAGGAACAGGTTCTCAGAAGCTTTCCCTGGAACACACTTAGGTTCTCATAGGCCTGGACCTGAAGTATTCCAGGTGCTACCTTTAGGCCTGGACTCTGCATGCAGGTCTACCATCAGTCACTTTAGGCCTAAGAAAACTGGCATGGCTATGGGCAGAGCTGGCTAGGAAGTACAGCCCCATCATGACAGTGTCCTGAGCCACTACTCCACCCAATGGCCTGTGCCTCTGAGCCTCCTTCCTTCAGTGACAGGCCCCCAAGTGAGTGTAGTTTCCAACTTCTTAGCAAGCAGCCAGATCAAAACACTCAGGAAGAATTCTTCACCCCCAGAAGATTGCTGCTAAGAGAACCAGGAGTCCCTTCTGCAGGAATCCTGCAGGATCCCTCTGTGGAATTACAGTTCTGAACAGGATTAACTCAAAGCGTAGATTCTGAAGGAGAAACCAGAAGTAATAAGCTAACATTATAAAGAATCTCCCTGCCAATATATTTGCTTAAAAACATGAAGTTACACAAAAGAGAATGAAGTTGAAGGGCTACTGTCACTGGGAAGTTCAAAGGAAATGACTCTGGATCTTACAGCTACCCTTTAGGATCCTTTCCCATATCAAAGGGAGCAGGGGAGGTTTAGAGAAGATGAACCTGGCTGATAGTTGCTCTTTaagccctctctctgccttttatcaGGAAAAGCAAACTTCTGCCAGACAGGCAAGGTGACCATGGTTAACATCTGCCCCAGAAAAGCATCTCTGGCCTTTCTCAAGATACCTAAAAAATATCTTTTCATCGGAAATGTCCCCAAAGAGCCAAActttcagtttctgtctctgtaaaacatGTTTAATTGTCCCAAATTTCTGGGACCTAAAAGAGTTTTGCAGGTTAAGGCTTATGTAAAAATGCAGTGTTATGGTTAGAAACTATATAAACTGTGAAGAATCTCTGGCCAGAACCAGTTCCCCGTTGTGCGTTAGCCAGAACTGGTTCCACCCTATTTTTATGAACTTTTCCTCAAGGGGTGGGAACAAAATTAAGTTCTTCATGGGCAGCAAATGATCAAACAGGAGTCAGGGAAGGCATAGTAACAGGAACACTTGTTTGGGGGCCTCCGCCATCTTTGCTTCATCATTTCTGTAATTCTCTGATTCTAGGCAGGTTAATTAGTTTCTATGAGTTTCCAACTCTCTGTTAGGTAGCAGGAGTGATTGATAATCAGAGGCATCTCACAAGATTGCTGTTAAGATCAAATGAGATAATGTTTATGAAAATCTCATTAGCTGGCACCTGTAATGAGAAATTCTTTACAGTTCTCTTCTTCTTGTGTGGATTACAGATCAGTAGCCATGTCTAACACAGATGGTGAACGTAGAAGTTCAAATGAGGAAGAACcaggaaggaaaaatggaaggcTTGTAGTAGTAGGTCTGTGGTGAATATTTGCTGAGTTAGAACAGTAGATAGAAGTAGCAGCTGCGGTACAAGATGTTTTACAGGTACCAGATGGTGGAATTAGCTCTCAGAAGCAGGAAACATCTCCTTTGTTCAGGTAAGGTAAGTAAGCAGCACCCGTCTTCTGGAATTTATAAGTTGGACCAGTTTGTCACCCAACTGAGGAGGAGCAACAAGGGTGATGAGATCCTAGGATGTGAGGAGACAGGCCATGAGAGAGGACAGTGGGCTCGGGATAGTTCCTGAAGCTAACATATGGGACAGTGGGTGCTCTGTCTTCCTAACTTCTGTGTGCCCCTCAGAATTCAGATTTCTGCCCTTTGTGGTGATCATCGTGATTCTAGTTACACTATTTCTTGGGGCCAtcatttgcttctgtgtgtggACTAAGAAGAGAAAGCAGTTACGTAAGTAGAAGCCTCCTGAAGGGATGCTGTTGCTTGAGGTTTCAGGTGTAGTGGGTTGACCCTGTGTCCATGGGCTATACTCTAAACATGGCATCTTCTTTTCATGGGAGAGGTGTTGGGATATGTGTGAATATGGGTTGGGGAGGGCAACCAAAGTCTGCAACCTCTTGTTCACTGTATATGGTGGGCCGAGTATATTTACAGCATGGTCCCCAGTATGTTGATTTATCTAAGGAGCTGGGTTTTGTTGGTGACTTCCTAGCTTGGTGGAGGATTTATGTCATGGGTAATTGCTCTGTTGTGCTCTTTATGTATCTTGGCAAGAGCATTAACCTGACTGTTTTCTagagccatttttaaaattgtgaccATCTTTGGTAGAGGTGTGGGTTGTGAAGTGGAATTCTGGACAGGCAATCTTCTGAAGGTTTCTGAAATTctagtctttattttcttcctcacaCAGAGTTCAGCCCTACGGAACCTTTGACAATATATGAATATGTCAAGGACTCACGAGCCAGCAGGGATCAACAAGGATGCTCTAGGGTCTCTGGATCTTCCTCAGCTGTCCAGGAAGATGAGAGGGGACAAAGAGAATTGGACAGGCGTGTTTTTGAGGTGATGTTCAGCTCCCTTCTAGCTTTTCTTCTCCACCATTTTCCTGGCTCTAcccaaagaggaaaaggagaaaagagagacagggaaaatGGGAACTAAGCAGAAGGAGGAGTCTCATGGTGCTGTACTAGATCTGCCAAGGGGTGGAACGCAGTAGAAATCCACAGTAAAGGGCAGAGTGTGTCTACCACTGCCTTCCCTTATATAAACCGTAAAGACTCCGCgttcagggccagctttcctTTGTGCATTAGCCAGAGCTGGTTCTACCGTATTNTTTAAgaactttttcaaaaaaaagaaaaggagtaagAAAATGAGTGAGAAGATGGGGCAATATTAGAAGATATTTCTGGAGACAATTCACATTGGTTTAGACAGAAGAACAAAGCAACAATCTTCTGCTGACTTCTAGCTGCCAACAGGGGCCAgtgtttctctgcttttctgcttcttctggaGAGCTCAGCTACTGAACTCTCCTGGCCTTCCTGACCCCCATGAGAGCCCCACTTGGCATTATGTACGTGGGGGCATGCAAGATGGAATACTTCTATCTGTAATTCCCTGCTGAGCAGAcatgaggggagggaagaaggaagggccaCATGCTCTCTGACTTTGTTGGggtcagagaacccaggttctcaCTCTGCTCTGGAGTTAGATTGAGGGCAAGGGTAAGCCGACCATGAAGCCTGGATCTAGATATGAGCCTTATGATGGCCACATCTTTAGAATATTTGAACCCTCTGAATTTCAGTGCCCTAAAGAGGAAAGGTTCAGACCACAAGTCTGAAGAGAGCTCTGCCCAATGTCAGTGGCTATGCTGGCAACTTTCAACCAGAAGTCAGCAAGGGCAAGGAAGTTCTATGTtactgaagggaaggaagagacagggaacCTGTCAGGTTGTTGGTTCCTGGGCTGTTCCTTGCTGCATGTCCACGGGCAATCATACTTCTCACCTCCTCTCATTCTGGGTTGTTTGATAATGAGGCTCTCTCAGTTttacacccctcccctcctggagaCCCTTTCTTTTGTGATATCTCTCACTGCTCAGCCTGAGTCTAGACAGAGATTATTTTATGTCCCTTTACTTTTTCTGTGCCAGAGCAGGTGCTGGAGCAGATGCCAGAGCAGAATTTCCCTGGAGATAGAGGCGCCATGTACTCTATGATACAGTGCAAGGTACCCTCCACCCTCTTTAACCCATCTTATTCTAGTCTACTGGACTTCTTAAGCTTCACTTAAAACACACCATTGAATGGAGAATGAGGCATTGGTATTCCCTGGGGCCCAAGACACAGTCACAGTGCTTTAGCAAATTGTTTGAAATGATCAGTAAACTTGGATTGTCTTGCCagtgatttttattctttcaagCCTAGCAGAAATCTAGACCAGGTTGTCTACAGGAGAATGAACCTTTATAGGATTCAGCTTATGTTTTTCCTCTGATTCAAAAAACTGGAGTCCTTGTACTGGTTATCCTAATGGTACCATTAATCATTATTTCTATTAAGCAAAGAATAGGTGTGGAtgggtcttttaaaaaaatcttatttggaATTAATAGTAAtggtcattttcttaataaatctcACTTGACTGTCTTCTGATGTCTACAAATGAGGAAACTAAGACTAGGGTTAACTGATGTATTCAAGGCCACATAGCTGAATACTAAAAAAGTTGAGCCAAACAGTTTCTCAATTTTCATCTTTCCTCTGCCTGCCATTCCTCTAACTCCTGATGGTACAAATGTTCATGCATGGGTTAGAAAGACATTCTGTAATATTGGCAGATAGCATGACTTCATTGCTAACCAGTTTCAGGTGTTTCCCTCCCAAGGGAAAAGGCTTAGTGATGGACGACAGTGGAAGGTTTATGATAAAAACCGGCTCTCCctgccatctcctctcccctctctcctctcctcccttcttttcttccccatctctgttcTTCACTTCTCATTTGATTTTCCTCTCCTCCtaactctcctctcctcccctctttaaGGACCAAGTTCAGGAACAGTCAAACCCTCAGCTTGCTAGCAAAGTTGTATCACAAAGAAATCCCTCCTAAGAGTGACCAACATCTGCGTGTCCGCTGGCTTTAGCGGTGGACCGAGTTGGGCTCCTGAGAGAATAGTCTGAATACATCTGAGGAGGAACTCTTGATCTGGGTGCTGGATGAGAGTGAGCTTCCTCCTTTAGCGCATCTTACCTAGGATGGTTGGTTGCTGCCATGATGAGCATGTATCTCAGGTCTAGAGAAGGAAGACTTTACCAGATGGAGCATTGAACTGTTAAGGATACCCTGGAAAGTTTTGGGTTTGAATTCTTCTTCTACTGTGTACTGGGGTCATTGTTGTCTTCTTCTTTCGCCTTCTCTTTCACctcattcctttttctctttccctattTCTCTTGAATCTGTATCCTTCATTGTGGCAGAAGGAacattcctattttttttaaggaataacATAAGGGttaggaaataaaatgtataaatagacTAAGCATATAACAAATAGTGGTGATGGTTACTGAAAGTAACAGTGGGACCAATTCCAGTCCCTGCTCCCCAGCTGTCCCAGGCTTCTTCTCATTGATGAGCAGAGTTCACAGCTCCCATTTAAGCACAGTTGAGGCAAAGGGTTATACTTGATCAATATTTCTGAAatactttttttccccattagcCTTCTGATTCCACATCACAAGAAAAATGTACAGTATATTCAGTAGTCCAGCCTTCCAGGAAGGTGAGGAGTCTACTTTTCTGGAGGGTTCTGTGcgttttacatgtgtgtgctctaGTGTGTTTGCAAGTGGGTGCTTGCAGAGCATGTGTGTATAGCCCAGTGAACTGTCTTTCATTCTGTGTAGCTGGGTAGCCTCTGTTAAATGATTCTATCTGAATGTTAAGGGACTAACAGGGAGAAATGTTTTTCCAGTTCtgcctggagaaaaaaaattgagttctGAAGTCCAGAGAACAGTGGAATGTAGGATTTTCTTAGGCTTTTTGTGGTAGGTAAAGGATAGGAACAGAAAAGCAGTGTTTTGTACAGAAGGACCCCAGAGCTGGTACTGGGGCACCTGAGGTTATGGTGAGAGATATTGAAGAGGTTTCCAAGGTAGGGGCTTGCACGCATACTTCAACAGCACACATGCCGATACAAACACCATATGCACAATAATAGCAAATTACACATATTACTCAAAGCATACCTAGTGATTCATAAAACCACTGCGTTCGGGTATGTGCTAAGGTTagcatacatgtatatgcctGAGCTGTTTGCATTAGAAGAAGGTGTATTGCAATGATGCATAGGTTCAGGTGGTATTTACATTAGGACTGCCTGAAGGacatgcatttatatgtgtgtcttagtcagggtttctattcctgcacaaacatcatgaccaagaagcaagttggggaggaaagggtttattcggcttacacttccatgctgctgttcatcaccaaaggaagtcaggactggaactca contains:
- the Cd244 gene encoding natural killer cell receptor 2B4 → MLGQAVLFTTFLLLRAHQGQDCLDSSEEVVGVSGKPVRLRPSNIQTKNVTVRWKKTEQGSHTKTEILSWCNNEPKCSTVVSSHIYGFDDEDFALSIKSAKLQDSGHYLVEITNTGGKVCTKHFQLLILDHVETPDLKAQWKPWANGTCQLFLSCLVPKDDNVSYALYRGSTLISNQRNSTHWENQLDTSSLHTYTCNVSNRASWANHTLNFKHGCQSDPSKFRFLPFVVIIVILVTLFLGAIICFCVWTKKRKQLQFSPTEPLTIYEYVKDSRASRDQQGCSRVSGSSSAVQEDERGQRELDRRVFEVLEQMPEQNFPGDRGAMYSMIQCKPSDSTSQEKCTVYSVVQPSRKSGSKKRNQNSSFSCTVYEEVGNQWLKAHNPARLSRRELENFDVYS